gccattgcattccagcctgggctacaagagcaagacttcatctaaaaaaaaaaaaaaaaacagaaaacaaaacaaaacaaaaacatggtaGTGACAAGCATTTCTGTGGACAAGCAGCACTGGGCTTGGCTTCTGGTTTTAGACTATGTCAGGCCACTCGTCTCCCTAATTTCATCTCTGACTTACACCAGATCCTTATTCAGTAACCCCAAAGGTGTGGTCTCCTGAAAAATGAGAGGGGTCTTTATTTCCTGGACCATGAGGGAGCACTGTCCGCCCTCCCTGTTAGGTGAATCACCCCTGTGCTGGTGTTCTCCCCTTCCTCCatcccccttctctctttccatctccctctctctcagcaTGACCGGACAAATGTTGCACGGGGCAGAAACACTATATGCTAGACCCTGTGAACCCTTAGAcagaagaaatgtatttctttctactcagacccactcttttttttttttttgagacggagtcttgctctgtcgcccaggctggaatgcagtggcgcaatctcggctcactgcaagctccgcctcccgggttcatgccattctcctgcctcagtctctccgagtagctgggactacaggcgcccgccaccacgcccggctaattttttgtatttttagtagagacagggtttcacagtggcctcgatctcctgacctcatgatccgcccgcctcggcctcccaaagtgctgggattagaagcgtgagccaccgcgccgggcctacTCAGACCCACCCTTAAATTTTACTGTGGAGATTACTGTTAGGCCCCAAAAGGTGAGTGGCAGGGAGGGGACTGTTTCAGGAAACTGCCCAGCGGCAGGGACAGGCTCAACTTCCAGAAAGAACTCCATTTGGGTGGACGCAGGGAAAAGAAGGTTGGTTAAACCTGGAGAAGCCAGCATGGATCAGGGAGCAGCATAAACGCCAGGCCGGGGGAAGTCACCACGAGGCAGAGAAGAGGGATCATCCGCGGGACACAGAAATGGCAAGTAGAAATCATTGCTCTTTACCGattacaaaataatacatttctacAAAGTTGTCCTCATCCTGCCGTGCCCCTTCTCTCTAGTGGACTTTGTACATTGTAAGTGCTCCATGTTTACACAGTTAAATGGAAGGACAGACGAGTTGATAAGGTCAATCCTTTCTTATCCCATCTAAGGAAAACCCCTAGGTCCCATGCACCCCGAGGCCCTTCCACCCTAACAACTTCATTTCCCTGAAAAGCATGTCTGGAAGCCTTTCTATGACAAAGTTATATAAATCGTGATATTCCTCTTCAATTTTCATAATGTGAACTCTCACGATGAGCCCTAGGTTAGTTCATCTGTCTCCCATCGCCCGACACTCAGAGGTCATTTCCACGGGTTTGCTGTGCAGCTCCCAGAGGTGCAGACCCCGCAGCGGCCGCTGGGGCGGGGATGCTGGGGCCTCCCGCACGGGTTGGGTTCAGGAGGAAGAGAATGAACCTGTTCCTAGCGCTCAGCGGGACCCTGCGACGGCTGTAGCTGTGGCTGCGGCCAGGAAAGAGGCCGAGACGCGGGATGGGGCCAGAGCTGCTGGGGCGGGGACGGAGAGGGCTCCTCCCAGATCCCCGCGCACCCAGGCGCCTCCCCTGGCTCCCAGCCCCACCTCGGCTGCTGCTCCGCGGCGGGAAGGCGCGGCCCCGGCTCCCGCAGGGGCGAGGCCCCGTGCGCGAAGAGCAGGCGGGGTGCCCCGGGACGAACTTGCCCAGCACTGTCAGCTTCCAGCTGTGGGAAGGGCTGGTGGCAAGTGGGACCTGGAAGCAGTGCTGAGCCCGAGGGCGGAGAGCAAGGGACATCTGCGTAAGGCTGGCCCGGCGCGCTGGCTGCCATCTCCAGGTCAGCGGGGGCCACATTTTCGCCCGGGACACCAATGTGCCCCCAGAGGAAAGCATGGCTCGAAGCGACCTCCGATTCCCAAAAGAAGCTGCCCACGTTGCTCGGGACCCCTGGGAAGCCCTGCTGGCAGAAGTAGTCGGGGGCCAGCATCCCGGACTGACCGGGGCCTGGGATTGGGGCCTGCGCCCAGGCTGCCTCCACCCTGGGCCTCCTCTGGCTTCTCTTCTGTACACGAGCTCTCCGGTTCTGAAACCAAACCTGGGAGGGCACGAAGGAGAGACGGagatggggagggaaggagagagagggaaaaaaggcaTTTCTAATCAAGCCCGTTCCCATAATTATCACCAAGTAGCAGGTGGCCAGGGTTAAACACCTACCAAATAAAACACCTCCTGGAGCTTAGAGCAGGAGCAAACTCCTTGGCTAGGCTGATTCAAACCGTTCCCTGTGTGGCCCACTTTCCTTCCAGCCAACTCTCCCCATAGCCCTACCTTGCGGCCGCACTGCTGTCCTCCGCCCCAGCCTTTCTGAGTGTCCTGTGTGCCGACATCTTCCTCGAACCGCTTCTCTACCTGCCAAATGCAGTTTATCCTTTGCTATCCCTGTCCTCTCTCAAAAACACCTCTTCTGTTCTATCagacagattttgttttttgttttttgttttttgttttttttttgagacggagtcttgctctgtcgcccaggctggagtgcagtggcgcagtctccgctcactgcaagctccgccccccaggttcacgccattctcctgcctcagcctcccgagtagctgggactacaggcgcccgccaccacgcctggctaattttttgtatttttagtagagacagggtttcactgtggtctcgatctcctgacctcgtgatccgcccgcctcgacctcccaaagtgctgggattacaagcgtgagccaccgcacccagccgttttttgtttttaaagccgTGAGGATCTTTTCCTTCTTAAAACATTgttggccgggcggggtggctcacgcctgtaatcccagcacttcgggaggccgacgcgggtagatcacgaggtcaggagatgggagaccatcctggctaacatggtgaaaccccgtctctactaaaaaatacaaaaaattagccgggcgtggtggcacgggcttgtagtccccgctactcgggaggctgaggcaggagaatggcgtgaacccgggaggcggagcttgcagtgagccaagattgcgccactgcactccagcctgggcaacacagcgagactctgtctcaaaaaaaaaaaaaaagaaaaagaaaaaaaaacattgttattcatcatttcatcatgtaACTGCCCCCTCTTTAAACATATACATTCATTATTATCAAATGCGCATTCAAAACATACCGTGTGCCTGCCCAGCCCCGGGAAGAGGGCGAGGGCCTGACTATACAAATGGACCACTCAGGCCAGGCCACCTGCAACACCAGAACCCGGGCCCATGCCTCTGCAGCCTCCGCACGGAACTGCTCTCCCCTGCTTTTTACATACACACCCTCTTCGCTTCCTTCCAACCAACCCAGAACCAACCAAGGAAAGCCAAATGTGCTGCCCTACCCAATCCCATAGAACGCCCCCATCTAGTCGGCCACCCCAGCTCCTCCAGGCCCACAGCCTCCCTCAGAGCCTTCCTGGGGCTTCCCTTGTCCCACGATGAAGCTTCCTGCTCCTAGACCTTCTGGGAATCTCTGCAAACGCCAGCAGTGGCTGACTCCCTCGCAGTAGCAAGATCTGAATGAACAGCTTTTGCAGCCCtacagggtggctcatgcctgtaatcccagcactttgggaggcctaggcaggtgggtcatttgaggtcaggagttcaagaccagccccgcCAACATGGCAATaaacctatctctactgaaaatacaaaaattagctgggcatggtgatgggtgcctgtaatcccagctactcgggagactaaggcaggagaatcgcttgagcctgggaggctgaggttgcagtgagcaaagattgctccactgcacttcagcctgggccacagagcaagaccctgtctcaaaaaacaaaacaaaaacagcttttGCCTGTTCTCATGGGGGTGGTCTTATGTCCACAATGGCAATGCATAAAATAGACACCCATCTGAGGAAATGCCTCTTGCCACCACAAATATCTTagttcagtttcttttctttctttcttttctttttttttttctgagacattggttgtcttgctctattgccctggagtgcagtggcaccatctcagctcactgcaacctcgactcccggattcaagagattctcctgcctcagccttccaagtagctgggattacaggcatgtaccaccatgcgaggctaatttttgtatttttagtagagataaggtttcaccatgttggccaggctggtcttgaactcctaacctcaggtgatttgcccgcctgggcctcccaaagtgctgggattacaggcatgaaccactgcgcccagctttagTTCAGTTTCAATCTCTGTGGGTTCTTTCTTTGACTCCACCTCAGGCAAATATATCCTGTGTGCAAAACACACCCCTCCTTTTCCCAAACACAGTCAGTCCCTTCTCCTCCTGAATTTTGGGGCAGGGCATCAATATCACTCAAAAAGCTGAGTCATGAGTCCTGGGAGGGCTCAGCCAGGCCCCCAGGAACACAAGGGCAGCCTCttccctgtcccagcctcccggcAGCTCTGAAGGCCTCAGACTCAGCAGTGCAGTGACAACACAAACAACTCACCTGCTGATTACAAGACAAAGACCCAATTCTCAGCCTGGCATTCCGGTAACCTCTGGAcacacccagccccagccagccCAGCTGCTGGCCGCTCACCAAACCcagcctgccttcctccctcaggGCCTTTGTTTTAGGAACTTTTAAggatttggaaagaaagaaaattttttacttaattttttttttttttttttttttttttttgacacggagtcttgctcttgttgcccaggctgaagtgcaatggtgcgatctcggctcaccacaacctctgcctctcggattcaagtgattctcctgccttagcctcctgagtagctgggattacaggcgcccgccaccatgctcagctaattttttttattttttagtaaagatggggtttcaccatgttggccaggctggtctcgaactcctgacctcaggtgatccacccaccttggcctcccaaagtgctgggattacaggcatgagccaccgtgcctggctatttaaattttttaaaaggggcCTCTGCAAGCACAGAGCTGTCTTCCTATGCAGCAAACTCTGCCAGACCCTCTGGGTCAAATTACCTGTGTCTCCCAAGTGCCCCCTGAAGGGACATGCAGTATCACATCTAAGCTGCAGAATTTTGGGGTTTCCCATTTCAGTTCCAAGAAATACGAGCGAGAGCCAGCCATAACCCAAACCATTTACTGAACTTTTGAAGCCAGTTGTTTTGTCTGTAAAGTGGTCATGAAATTGTACCTACCTAGTAGGGGTGTTTGGGCTTCCAGGACACAAGGAGTGGAAAGTCTGTGGGTGCTGTAATA
The nucleotide sequence above comes from Symphalangus syndactylus isolate Jambi chromosome 3, NHGRI_mSymSyn1-v2.1_pri, whole genome shotgun sequence. Encoded proteins:
- the LOC129479247 gene encoding double homeobox protein 4-like protein 2 is translated as MILIEAFQTDPYPGITVREELARKTQIPEPRIQVEKRFEEDVGTQDTQKGWGGGQQCGRKVWFQNRRARVQKRSQRRPRVEAAWAQAPIPGPGQSGMLAPDYFCQQGFPGVPSNVGSFFWESEVASSHAFLWGHIGVPGENVAPADLEMAASAPGQPYADVPCSPPSGSALLPGPTCHQPFPQLEADSAGQVRPGAPRLLFAHGASPLREPGPRLPAAEQQPRWGWEPGEAPGCAGIWEEPSPSPPQQLWPHPASRPLSWPQPQLQPSQGPAER